In one window of Gossypium hirsutum isolate 1008001.06 chromosome A01, Gossypium_hirsutum_v2.1, whole genome shotgun sequence DNA:
- the LOC107897508 gene encoding uncharacterized protein, which produces MHGNCPKFGCKDAIFVDMKLNPCKEELLRILFPKTGCSQYQTAGFSCEVLLPANYNEGMSSEVVPFSSSVSLPDQDLNTQNQNVGDLQFNHDRFWEIIEALAVVDGIKDLRTFISYASTLMVFLGKLVSIIDAGTKEYLLKKPAGGEDDDFSRDAMNVLNLMNQLHSELEPSKLKLECSVPIIGALCEELRSGWSIMMPLLQQQGYLVKDGNHASEESGDHCDVEESISKAEECSKGKKPASATTFNSKPQGNSKSKKNKKSRGRNRK; this is translated from the exons ATGCATGGAAACTGTCCTAAATTTGGATGCAAAGATGCTATATTTGTAGATATGAAGCTCAACCCATGCAAGGAGGAATTATTGAGAATTTTGTTCCCTAAAACTGGATGTTCTCAATATCAAACTGCTGGTTTCTCTTGTGAAGTACTTCTTCCAGCCAATTACAATGAAGGGATGAGCTCAGAGGTTGTTCCGTTTTCAAGCTCGGTTTCTCTGCCAGATCAAGACTTGAATACACAGAATCAAAATGTTGGTGATCTGCAGTTTAACCATGATCGTTTTTGGGAAATTATTGAAGCATTAGCGGTGGTGGATGGTATCAAAGATCTAAGGACCTTTATCTCGTATGCTTCAACACTAATG GTGTTTCTAGGAAAACTTGTTTCCATAATAGATGCTGgaacaaaagaatatttgctGAAGAAACCTGCAGGTGGTGAAGACGACGACTTTTCAAGGGATGCAATGAACGTGCTCAATCTAATGAATCAACTGCATAGTGAACTAGAACCGAG TAAGCTGAAACTTGAATGTAGCGTTCCAATAATTGGTGCCCTTTGCGAGGAGCTGCGTTCAGGGTGGTCTATAATGATGCCTCTGCTGCAGCAGCAAGGCTACTTGGTAAAAGACGGCAACCATGCATCTGAAGAATCTGGTGATCATTGTGATGTGGAAGAGAGTATAAGTAAGGCTGAGGAATGTAGTAAGGGTAAGAAGCCAGCTTCAGCAACTACTTTCAATTCCAAACCCCAAGGAAACAGTAAATCTAAGAAAAACAAGAAGAGTCGAGGCCGAAATCGAAAGTAG